A stretch of DNA from Parcubacteria group bacterium CG10_big_fil_rev_8_21_14_0_10_36_14:
TGATAACCGATCCAGCACCCAAAAAAAGTAAGGATTTAAAAATAGCATGATTTAAGGTGTGAAAAAGAGCCGCCACCAAACTCAAGAGTGCCAAGGCAGGCATATCCAATGAAGAAAAAATAAGAGCACTACCAAGGCCAAGCAGGATAATACCAATATTTTCAATACTATGATAAGCCAGCAATCTCTTAATGTCATGCTCTGTCAAGGCATACAAAACACCTAATAAAGAAGAGATTATCCCAATAATCAAAACAACAATTCCCCACCAAATTGGAATTGGCTGAAGAATATCCAAAAATAATTTAATCATCATAAAAATTCCCGTCTTAATCATCACTCCGGACATTAACGCCGAAATATGTGAAGGTGCCGCCGGATGAGCAGCTGGTAGCCAAATATGCAAAGGAATGATGCCAGCTTTGACACCAAAACCAATCAAAGTGGCTAAAAAAACAATATTTTTTACTCCAATCGGGAGCAAGGCAACATCATTTTTGATGGTCGCAAAATCAAACGAACCAGTAAACTTATAAAGTAATAAAAAAGCCGTCATAATAAAAGCGGTG
This window harbors:
- a CDS encoding hydrogenase 4 subunit B, which gives rise to MLEIITSPISFFVLLSLFFFGAVGSLLLRKDDDSANIWSSFFAIAGSLWGLLFSVATIIFEHTIAFMIDGSPFPLLSLSFNIDLLSAFFIFIISLIALFCSIYAVGYIRHYYQKYNIGALGFFYNFFILGILLVFTASNGIFFLIGWEIMSVASFFAVIYDRNGQENVKAGFLYLIMTYIGTAFIMTAFLLLYKFTGSFDFATIKNDVALLPIGVKNIVFLATLIGFGVKAGIIPLHIWLPAAHPAAPSHISALMSGVMIKTGIFMMIKLFLDILQPIPIWWGIVVLIIGIISSLLGVLYALTEHDIKRLLAYHSIENIGIILLGLGSALIFSSLDMPALALLSLVAALFHTLNHAIFKSLLFLGAGSVI